The proteins below come from a single Micromonospora citrea genomic window:
- a CDS encoding Type 1 glutamine amidotransferase-like domain-containing protein produces MKLLLTSAGVQNPSIRDALVDLLGKPIADSSALCIPTAAHVMGGPASAWRFITGQTPLPMCDLGWKSLGVLELTALPSIGEERWVPWVREADVMLVAGGDATYLCHWMRQSGLADLLPSLRDTVWVGLSAGSMVLTPRIGADFVEWQSAPDDRTLGVVDFSIFPHLGLEPDNTMAGAEKWAAEIAGPAYAIDDQTAIKVTDRTVEVVSEGHWRLFPS; encoded by the coding sequence GTGAAACTTCTTCTCACGTCCGCGGGCGTCCAGAACCCGAGCATCCGTGATGCGCTGGTCGACCTGCTGGGCAAGCCGATCGCCGACTCCAGTGCCCTCTGCATCCCTACGGCGGCCCACGTCATGGGTGGGCCAGCCTCGGCCTGGCGCTTCATCACCGGGCAGACGCCGCTACCCATGTGCGACCTGGGCTGGAAGTCGCTGGGCGTCCTCGAGCTGACAGCGCTGCCCAGCATCGGCGAGGAGCGATGGGTACCCTGGGTCCGGGAGGCTGACGTCATGCTCGTGGCCGGCGGCGATGCGACGTACCTGTGCCACTGGATGCGGCAGTCCGGGCTGGCGGATCTCCTGCCGTCGCTGCGGGACACCGTCTGGGTGGGGTTGAGTGCTGGGAGCATGGTGCTGACCCCCCGGATCGGTGCGGACTTCGTCGAATGGCAGTCCGCGCCCGACGACCGCACACTGGGGGTCGTCGACTTCTCGATCTTCCCGCACCTGGGTCTCGAGCCGGACAACACCATGGCTGGTGCCGAGAAATGGGCGGCCGAGATCGCCGGTCCGGCGTACGCGATCGACGACCAGACGGCCATCAAGGTGACCGACCGCACCGTCGAGGTCGTTTCCGAGGGGCACTGGAGGCTGTTCCCCTCGTAG
- a CDS encoding DLW-39 family protein encodes MFKKLLILASIVGVAAVVAKKVKDSNDERALWHEATTAPDLR; translated from the coding sequence ATGTTCAAGAAGCTTCTGATCCTGGCGAGCATCGTCGGGGTGGCTGCCGTGGTCGCCAAGAAGGTCAAGGATTCCAACGACGAGCGCGCCCTGTGGCACGAGGCGACCACCGCGCCCGACCTGCGCTGA